A genomic segment from Triticum dicoccoides isolate Atlit2015 ecotype Zavitan chromosome 1A, WEW_v2.0, whole genome shotgun sequence encodes:
- the LOC119278592 gene encoding nodulation protein H-like: protein MLQAKMIVYSSKSSKGTLFPVRSMLVFFIALFGLYACYFSFTQIALENEEEEMNGAEERTNVLCKRPSEIPYDQMQYVHFPRPMSYDRGECACTPVRFLVIISMQRSGSGWFETLLNSHPNVSSNGEIFSVRERREDIASILWTLDKLYDLDWRTSAAKNECTAAFGLKWMLNQGLMDYPDEIVDYLIKKGVMVIFLFRRNTLRRLVSVLANDHDKKEKQLNGTHKAHVHSQEEAEILARFKPEVDVSSLIPSMRSAEQSMDACLRRFRATRHMILYYEDLIRDNNALSRVQEFLGLPVRRLSSRHVKIHTSPLPDLVDNWEDVRRTLKPTLFARFLDG, encoded by the exons ATGTTGCAAGCAAAAATG ATCGTGTACTCATCTAAAAGCTCAAAGGGAACGTTGTTTCCTGTACGATCAATGCTTGTCTTCTTCATTGCACTATTTGGTTTGTATGCCTGCTACTTCTCCTTCACTCAAATAGCcttagaaaatgaagaagaagaaatgaaCGGAGCAGAAGAACGAACAAACGTTCTATGCAAAAGACCTTCAGAAATTCCATATGATCAGATGCAGTATGTGCACTTTCCAAGACCTATGAGTTACGACAG GGGAGAATGCGCATGTACCCCGGTCCGTTTCCTCGTCATTATATCTATGCAAAGATCAGGCAGTGGGTGGTTTGAGACTCTGCTCAACAGCCACCCCAATGTGAGCTCAAATGGTGAAATCTTCTCGGTGAGGGAGCGCAGAGAGGATATTGCGTCGATCTTGTGGACTCTTGACAAGCTGTATGATTTGGATTGGCGCACCAGCGCAGCAAAAAATGAATGCACGGCTGCATTTGGATTGAAGTGGATGCTAAATCAG GGTCTTATGGATTATCCAGATGAGATTGTGGATTATTTGATCAAAAAGGGTGTGATGGTGATATTTCTCTTCAGGAGGAATACATTAAGGAGGCTCGTCTCTGTGTTAGCGAACGACCATGACAAAAAGGAGAAGCAGTTGAACGGCACCCACAAAGCGCATGTGCACTCACAAGAGGAG GCTGAGATCCTAGCGAGGTTCAAACCGGAGGTGGACGTGTCATCTCTGATCCCAAGCATGAGAAGCGCGGAGCAGTCCATGGACGCCTGCCTGCGCCGCTTCCGCGCCACGCGCCACATGATCCTCTACTACGAGGACTTAATCCGCGACAACAAT GCGCTGTCTCGGGTGCAGGAGTTCCTGGGGCTCCCGGTGAGGAGGCTGTCCAGCAGGCACGTCAAGATCCACACCAGCCCACTCCCGGACCTGGTGGACAACTGGGAGGACGTGAGACGCACGCTCAAGCCCACGTTGTTTGCTCGTTTCCTTGACGGCTGA